In one Lolium rigidum isolate FL_2022 chromosome 3, APGP_CSIRO_Lrig_0.1, whole genome shotgun sequence genomic region, the following are encoded:
- the LOC124698249 gene encoding nifU-like protein 1, chloroplastic, producing the protein MEASLTAAAAAAASSPPPQIRIRITKPSPLLPPWRRQFGPSKIRTASFRRHLAAASASTPPTPGGGLYSAATYELTADNVDQVLDDVRPYLVADGGDVAVVSVEDGVVSLRLEGACSSCPSSTTTMNMGIERVLKEKFGDAIKDIRQVFDGDQPPAETTPEAVNRHLDILRPAIANYGGSVEVLAVDGEDCMVKYDGPESIGSGVKAAIKEKFPDITNVVFTQ; encoded by the exons ATGGAGGCGTCGCtcaccgcggccgccgccgctgccgcctcgtcgcctccgcCGCAAATCCGCATCCGAATCACCAAACCAAGCCCACTCCTGCCCCCTTGGCGGCGCCAATTCGGGCCCTCCAAGATCCGGACCGCCAGCTTCCGGCGGCACCTGGCTGCGGCCTCCGCATCCACGCCGCCGACGCCGGGAGGCGGCCTGTACTCTGCGGCCACCTACGAGCTGACGGCGGATAACGTCGACCAGGTCCTCGACGACGTCCGCCCCTACCTCGTagccgacggcggcgacgtcgcCGTCGTGTCCGTCGAGGACGGCGTCGTCTCCCTCAGGCTCGAAG GGGCGTGCAGCAGCTGCCCCagctcgacgacgacgatgaacaTGGGCATCGAGCGCGTGCTCAAGGAGAAGTTCGGTGACGCCATCAAGGACATCCGCCAGGTGTTCGACGGGGATCAGCCGCCGGCTGAGACAACGCCTGAG GCGGTGAACCGGCACCTGGACATACTGCGGCCGGCGATCGCGAACTACGGCGGGAGCGTGGAGGTGCTCGCCGTGGACGGCGAGGACTGCATGGTTAAATACGATGGCCCGGAGTCCATCGGGAGCGGGGTCAAGGCTGCCATCAAGGAGAAGTTCCCCGACATCACCAATGTGGTCTTCACGCAGTGA